In Procambarus clarkii isolate CNS0578487 chromosome 36, FALCON_Pclarkii_2.0, whole genome shotgun sequence, one DNA window encodes the following:
- the LOC138371783 gene encoding collagen alpha-3(IX) chain-like: MVHLKMGCILIGKSQESPGNLRDPEGHSRDHQGPPRTSQGRPGTPRDPKGPPGDPKGPLKDITGTTKDSQGTLRYPRDPPRTSQVPPLETTSDPQEHPREYMGPQKDPQGHPRDHQGRTGTLWDPQRHPETSQGTPGTSRDPQGHPRGHQGPPKDIPGTARDPQGTS, from the exons ATGGTGCATCTCAAGATGGGTTGTATTCTGATTG GGAAATCCCAGGAATCACCAGGGAACCTACGGGACCCAGAGGGACattccagggaccaccagggacccccACGGACATCTCAGGGACGACCAGGAACCCCCAGGGACCCTAAGGGACCCCCAGGGGACCCTAAGGGACCCCTCAAGGACATCACAGGGACCACCAAGGACTCCCAGGGGACCCTAAGGTATCCCAGGGACCCCCCAAGGACATCCCAGGTACCTCCACTAGAGACCACCAGCGACCCACAGGAACATCCCAGGGAATACATGGGACCCCAAAAAGACCCCCAGGGACATCCCAGGGACCACCAAGGACGCACAGGGAccctatgggacccccagagacACCCGGAGACATCTCAGGGAACACCAGGGACTTCTAGGGACCCTCAGGGACATCCCAGGGGCCACCAAGGACCCCCCAAGGACATCCCAGGGACCGCCAGGGACCCCCAAGGGACATCCTAA
- the LOC138371782 gene encoding RNA-binding protein 14-like, with protein MGAAASFQAAASFQAAASFQAAASFQAAASFQAAASFQAAASFQAAASFQAVVPFQAVAPFQAAASFQAAASFQVAASFQAVASFQAAASFQAAASFQAAAFFQVAASFQAVASFQAAASFQAAASFQAAASFQAAASFQAAASFQAAASFQAVAPFQAAASFQAAASFQAAASFQAAASFQAAASFQAAASFQAVAPFQAAASFQAAAYFKAAASFQAAAYFKAAASFQAAASFQAAAYFKAAASFQAAASFQAAASFQAAASFQAAASFQAVAPFQAVAPFQAAASFQAAASFQVAASFQAVASFQAAASFRAAASIQAAASFQEAASFQAVAFFKATASFHIPYPLEAGHTIPYPLEAGHSIPYTLEAGHTIPYPLEAGHSIPYPLEAGHSIPYTLEAGHSIPYPLEAGHTIPYPLEAGHSIPYPLEAGHSIPYTLEAGHSIPYPLEAGHTIPYPLEAGHTIPYTLEAGHTIPYPLEAGHSIPYPLEAGHSIPYPLEAGHSIPYTLEAGHTIPYSLEAGHSMPYPPEAGHFMPYPLEAGHTVLYHHEGQTTSYRREDQTISYIFARSVKRYDTTSHGRSTISYIVARSLNDIIHRRAAGQTISYIVVRSVKRYHTSS; from the coding sequence ATGGGGGCGGCGGCGTCCTTCCAGGCTGCGGCGTCCTTCCAGGCTGCGGCGTCCTTCCAGGCTGCGGCGTCCTTCCAGGCTGCGGCGTCCTTCCAGGCTGCGGCCTCCTTCCAGGCTGCGGCGTCCTTCCAGGCAGCGGCGTCCTTCCAGGCTGTGGTGCCCTTCCAGGCTGTGGCGCCCTTCCAGGCTGCAGCGTCCTTCCAGGCTGCGGCGTCCTTCCAGGTTGCTGCGTCCTTCCAGGCTGTGGCCTCCTTCCAGGCTGCGGCGTCCTTCCAGGCAGCGGCGTCCTTCCAGGCTGCGGCGTTCTTCCAGGTTGCGGCGTCCTTCCAGGCTGTGGCCTCCTTCCAGGCTGCGGCGTCCTTCCAGGCAGCGGCGTCCTTCCAGGCAGCGGCGTCCTTCCAGGCTGCGGCGTCCTTCCAGGCAGCGGCGTCCTTCCAGGCTGCGGCGTCCTTTCAGGCTGTGGCGCCCTTCCAGGCTGCGGCGTCCTTCCAGGCTGCGGCGTCCTTCCAGGCAGCGGCGTCCTTCCAGGCTGCGGCGTCCTTCCAGGCTGCGGCGTCCTTCCAGGCTGCGGCGTCCTTCCAGGCTGTGGCGCCCTTCCAGGCTGCGGCGTCCTTCCAGGCTGCGGCGTACTTTAAGGCTGCAGCGTCCTTCCAGGCTGCGGCGTACTTTAAGGCTGCAGCGTCCTTCCAGGCTGCGGCGTCCTTCCAGGCTGCGGCGTACTTTAAGGCTGCGGCGTCCTTCCAGGCTGCGGCGTCCTTCCAGGCTGCGGCCTCCTTCCAGGCTGCGGCGTCCTTCCAGGCAGCGGCGTCCTTCCAGGCTGTGGCGCCCTTCCAGGCTGTGGCGCCCTTCCAGGCTGCAGCGTCCTTCCAGGCTGCGGCGTCCTTCCAGGTTGCTGCGTCCTTCCAGGCTGTGGCCTCCTTCCAGGCTGCGGCGTCCTTCCGGGCGGCGGCGTCCATCCAGGCGGCGGCGTCCTTCCAGGAGGCGGCGTCCTTCCAGGCTGTGGCTTTCTTCAAGGCTACGGCGTCCTTCCATATACCATATCCTCTTGAAGCAGGTCACACTATACCATATCCTCTTGAAGCAGGTCACTCTATACCATATACTCTTGAAGCAGGTCACACTATACCATATCCTCTTGAAGCAGGTCACTCTATACCATATCCTCTTGAAGCAGGTCACTCTATACCATATACTCTTGAAGCAGGTCACTCTATACCATATCCTCTTGAAGCAGGTCACACTATACCATATCCTCTTGAAGCAGGTCACTCTATACCATATCCTCTTGAAGCAGGTCACTCTATACCATATACTCTTGAAGCAGGTCACTCTATACCATATCCTCTTGAAGCAGGTCACACTATACCATATCCTCTTGAAGCAGGTCACACTATACCATATACTCTTGAAGCAGGTCACACTATACCATATCCTCTTGAAGCAGGTCACTCTATACCATATCCTCTTGAAGCAGGTCACTCTATACCATATCCTCTTGAAGCAGGTCACTCTATACCATATACTCTTGAAGCAGGTCACACTATACCATATTCTCTTGAAGCAGGTCACTCTATGCCATATCCTCCTGAAGCAGGTCACTTTATGCCATATCCTCTTGAAGCAGGTCACACTGTATTATATCATCATGAAGGTCAAACGACATCATATCGTCGTGAGGATCAAACGATATCATACATCTTCGCGCGGTCGGTCAAACGATATGATACAACTTCGCACGGTCGCTCAACGATATCATACATCGTCGCACGGTCGCTCAACGATATCATACATCGTCGCGCGGCTGGTCAAACGATATCATACATCGTCGTGAGGTCGGTCAAACGATATCATACATCGTCGTGA